One Desulfobulbus oligotrophicus DNA segment encodes these proteins:
- a CDS encoding Ni/Fe hydrogenase subunit alpha codes for MQQITIAPVTRIEGHACIRLFVDDNGGVCDARFQVTQIRGFERFITGRPFFEMPSLTARICGICPVSHQLASAKACDQLLAVTIPATAARLRAILNFGQLIQSHALSFFYLSAPDLLLGMDHPVATRNFFGVAEKDPQFARDGIELRKFGQQVIERLAGRRIHPTWAVPGGVRSPLEHSARDAILSDLPAMQTLVRNHLQRFRDSLSRYQEYADNFGSFPSLFLSLVGDQDQLEHYHGNLRFIDAHGTTIINDLSPANYQEYIGEAVEPWTYLKFPYYLPQGYPDGMYRVGPLARLNVSRCCGTRHADSELNLFKQLAAGKPVLNSFHAHYARLIEVLYALEMMEQLLADSSILDPHVRAVAGVNQFEGIGAIEAPRGTLIHHYRVDADGLIVRANLIIATGHNNLAMNKAILQAARRYIVSNRLEEGMLNRVEAVIRTFDPCLSCSTHAVGSMPFVIELIAPDGQCIDRIRR; via the coding sequence ATGCAACAGATTACCATTGCTCCGGTCACCCGCATTGAAGGTCATGCATGCATCCGTCTGTTTGTAGATGACAACGGTGGTGTGTGTGATGCCCGGTTTCAGGTGACCCAGATCCGGGGCTTTGAACGATTTATCACGGGCCGTCCTTTTTTTGAAATGCCTTCGCTTACAGCCCGTATCTGCGGCATCTGCCCGGTCAGTCATCAACTGGCATCAGCCAAGGCCTGTGACCAACTGCTGGCTGTAACCATCCCGGCCACCGCTGCCCGGTTACGTGCCATTCTCAACTTTGGACAACTGATACAGTCCCATGCCCTCAGTTTCTTTTACCTCTCTGCACCGGACCTGCTTTTAGGCATGGACCACCCGGTTGCCACCCGTAACTTCTTTGGTGTAGCGGAAAAAGATCCGCAATTCGCCCGCGATGGTATCGAATTGCGCAAGTTCGGCCAACAGGTGATTGAACGTCTGGCCGGTCGACGCATCCATCCGACCTGGGCTGTTCCCGGCGGAGTACGTTCCCCACTGGAACATTCAGCCCGCGACGCCATACTCAGCGATCTGCCGGCCATGCAGACGCTCGTTCGCAACCACCTGCAACGCTTCCGGGATTCACTGAGCCGCTATCAGGAGTATGCCGACAACTTCGGTAGTTTCCCCAGCCTTTTTCTCAGCCTGGTGGGTGATCAGGATCAGCTGGAACATTACCACGGCAACCTGCGCTTCATTGATGCCCACGGCACAACGATTATCAACGACCTTTCCCCGGCAAACTATCAGGAGTATATCGGCGAAGCGGTCGAACCCTGGACGTACCTCAAGTTCCCCTACTACCTCCCCCAGGGATATCCTGACGGCATGTACCGGGTCGGCCCCCTGGCCCGTTTAAATGTCAGCCGGTGCTGCGGCACCCGGCATGCCGACTCTGAACTCAACCTGTTTAAACAGCTGGCCGCAGGCAAACCCGTGCTGAACTCCTTCCATGCCCACTATGCCCGACTGATCGAAGTGCTCTACGCCCTTGAGATGATGGAGCAGCTGCTGGCCGATTCTTCAATCCTCGACCCCCATGTCCGGGCCGTTGCCGGTGTCAACCAGTTTGAGGGCATTGGTGCAATTGAGGCCCCCCGCGGCACCTTAATCCACCACTACAGGGTTGATGCAGATGGCCTCATTGTCCGGGCCAACCTGATCATTGCCACAGGGCATAACAACCTGGCCATGAATAAGGCGATTCTTCAGGCAGCACGCCGATATATTGTCAGCAATCGTCTTGAAGAGGGAATGCTCAACCGGGTTGAAGCAGTGATCCGCACCTTTGATCCCTGCCTGTCCTGCTCTACCCATGCAGTGGGGAGCATGCCTTTTGTGATTGAACTCATTGCCCCTGACGGGCAGTGTATTGATCGGATCCGGCGCTGA